The Chloroflexi bacterium ADurb.Bin180 genome has a window encoding:
- a CDS encoding DNA utilization protein GntX: MQRQSPTLSQHLWRLLFPPRCVACGQRGELLCPSCLASVQLRHLVPAGSLHDLHPLSGVRSAAEFAGPMRQAVHHFKYGGLRALAPTLGKMLADNWSEEPYPADLIVPVPLHSSRLRQRGYNQSALLARELGCRTGLPVSEQALTRKIATPPQVGLNAHDRMLNVQGAFACEGGTVRGRAVVVIDDVMTTGATLRACAEELLAAGASRVWGLTLAAEPTRR, translated from the coding sequence ATGCAGCGCCAATCGCCGACCCTGTCACAACACCTGTGGCGACTGCTCTTCCCACCGCGCTGTGTTGCCTGCGGGCAGCGTGGCGAGCTGCTCTGTCCCTCCTGTCTGGCCTCAGTGCAGTTGCGCCACCTTGTTCCCGCAGGCAGCTTGCACGACCTTCATCCGCTGAGCGGCGTACGCTCGGCGGCCGAGTTTGCCGGGCCGATGCGCCAGGCGGTGCACCATTTCAAATATGGTGGACTGCGCGCCCTGGCCCCGACGCTGGGCAAGATGCTCGCCGACAACTGGAGCGAGGAGCCCTACCCCGCTGACCTCATCGTTCCCGTGCCTCTCCACTCGTCGCGGCTCAGGCAGCGCGGCTACAACCAGTCGGCGCTCCTAGCCCGCGAACTGGGTTGCCGCACCGGCCTGCCTGTCTCCGAGCAGGCCCTGACCAGGAAGATCGCCACTCCGCCCCAGGTAGGGCTGAACGCCCACGACCGAATGCTCAACGTGCAGGGCGCCTTTGCCTGCGAAGGCGGCACCGTGCGTGGCCGTGCGGTAGTGGTGATCGATGACGTGATGACCACCGGTGCCACCCTGCGCGCCTGCGCCGAAGAGCTGCTGGCGGCAGGCGCCAGCCGCGTGTGGGGGCTGACCCTGGCCGCTGAGCCAACTCGCCGCTAG